The DNA segment CCGGTGCGCAGCCCGACGCGGCACACCGGCTCGGGGCGCCACTCGTGCACCACGTCGATGGTCCAGTCGGTGCCGTCGGGGGCGACGCCGGCGACGGCGACGTCACCCCCGAGATTCACGCACGCGCCGGCGGCGCCCGCGGCGATGAGTTCGGCGAGCACGATGTCGGCGGCGAGGCCCTTGCCGATCCCGCCCGGGTCGAAACCGACGCCGGCGGGCAAAGCCACGTGATGTCCGGCGACGACGATGCCACCGCAACCGCGGGCGAGGCCGCTGGTGCCGCTGCCCGCCACCTCGGCGAAGGTGCGGGTGTAGCCGGCGCGCAGCACGTCGCCCAACACTGTCGGGTCGAACCATCCTTCGGACAGCCGCCACCCTTCGATGGCGCGGCGGACGAGCAGCGTCGTGTCGTCCGATACGTCGAGCGAGCCCAGCTCGTTCAGGCGCGACACCTCGCTCGTCGAGCGAAACCGGCTCCACTTGGCCTCGAGATCCTCGACCCGCTCGATGGCGGCGGCGAGCAGCGGGCGCGGTGCGCCCACGACCATGATGTGGGCGTAGCTGCCCATGGCGGAGAACCCGGCTTCGTGCATGCGGTGATGCTCAGCCCGCAAGCTGTGAGTTCGCGGAGTGCCGGATGCGGGTTCGCGGCGAACCTCGCCACTTTGCGCGCGCGCCGGCATACCGTCAGTTGCATGACACAACGGCAGCACCCCGCTCAGCGGGCGCGTGACGTGACGCTCGGTGCCAGCGTGGCGGCGCTCGTCGCCATCACGGGCTACGTGGGTCTCC comes from the Acidimicrobiales bacterium genome and includes:
- a CDS encoding FAD:protein FMN transferase, whose protein sequence is MHEAGFSAMGSYAHIMVVGAPRPLLAAAIERVEDLEAKWSRFRSTSEVSRLNELGSLDVSDDTTLLVRRAIEGWRLSEGWFDPTVLGDVLRAGYTRTFAEVAGSGTSGLARGCGGIVVAGHHVALPAGVGFDPGGIGKGLAADIVLAELIAAGAAGACVNLGGDVAVAGVAPDGTDWTIDVVHEWRPEPVCRVGLRTGAVATSTTLRRRWHTAAGDAHHLIDPHTGVPSASVVNTASVVAGHAWMAEVLAKTLLLRGDGFGTVVGLGVEALTVDDSGRVATTAKFRRFLATPPPTQLAYAS